The Lolium rigidum isolate FL_2022 chromosome 2, APGP_CSIRO_Lrig_0.1, whole genome shotgun sequence genomic interval CCCATTGTTTTGACTCGTCTGACTATGATTCTCGGATTCGTTTAATCTGTTGTACAGTAGCTGCTGCTTATTTCTGAACTAGATGAGATTTAGTACTAGTAAAATTACTGATCGATTAATATCTCTATGGCATTCCCCTAAATTTTTTTCTGTGGCATTACTGTGACCACTCCAGATATTTCTATGTATGTGGACTGTGTCAAAGTATAAAATGTTTCAACAAACGGATATCACAATGAATACATGTAGAGACTAAAGGAGTAGCACTTTAACCATGTAGTATCTTAGATGTTGAAATTACTGGTCAATTAACTTTACTAGTACTCTGCATGACAATTACTCTGCCTTGGCTGCTTATTTAATTTTCAGAGGAAAAGAGAGACTCCTCCATCGCAGTCTGCCAAGACCAAGATGGGGCGGAAGACGGCATTGGTGCATCAAGGAATCTCCTTGCTTGACAACAGCAGTCGACACGTACAAGACGATGATGATTTCAACCCCATGGTGAGAACCTGCATATATATGGAACCATCTGATCTCACATTGCTGCTCCTGCTTTCCAGAGCTATTACAGAGCATCAGATGCATGTATATACTCCTATAGAAACGCACAACGAGTATGTGCATGCTTTTCTTCACTCTTGTTAATGTATGTTAGTATATACTACACTTGTATATAGTACCTCTGTTttgtatatactccctccgttacaTGAAAGATGTCTCAGATTTGTGTAAATTTGAATGTAGGTAGatttaaattttgacaaatctatcATAACTTTCATGTGACGGAGAGAGTTACTAGACTTGTACATTCTATTCATCTCACGGTTGCTGCTTCTGCTTTCTAGAGCTACTACAGAATATAAAATGCATGCTTTCATATGACTATACCTACGAGACAATTTTTTATCTATAGTTTGTGGGATAGGTAGATTTTTGTCGTGTGTTGTACTTTTTATTGCAAGTCCTGTCTGAGACTGTTATTTTGCCACTTCAGTAGTCGTCAGCGTTTCATTAGGCTTTATTTTTCTCCTTTGAATGTCTGAATCTTCAATCATGGTGTACCATGTCGAACTGCCCGACAAagtgaaaactatgtgctttatgTTTTTTCTTGTAGTGCTCATTACTAATGAATGAACTACTTCCTCCGGTCAATATTAATCgacttaactttatctagattcGTATGTATCTAGTTAAGTATTTAAACTAGATTCGtacgtatctagacaaagttgagtccactaacatggaccggagggagtagtagaaaTACACAATGACTCGTGCTCGACTTTGATTATATCCGTTTATTTATGCTCGACAATGACTCCTGGTAGAGGGAGCATCTGCGACACGATCAGTATGTCCGTTCTTTTGGTCACGGGTGATTCGTCTCCGATGAACTGACTAGTGTGACTGCTGCTAATTGTTATACTAGTTGAGATTTAGAAATACACCATGATTAATATCTACTACTATGCATTCTCCGTGATATtaggatatacttattatttttatAAAATGAGGCTATATATTGGCTTCTTTTTGGTCTTTTACTCAATTCAAATTTCACCTGATGCAATTTCTTTTGGTTATGGCAGGATGAGGACCTCGCCAACGTTGCTGGTGAACAGTTTGTAGCACTGGATGACTGCGATAATCCACATCGTGGTGTCAGCTATGGTCCTACAAGAGTAAGTGTTCTGCTGATTTATTTCCCATGTATATACATTAATCAGAGCACGCGTTGTTCCATTCAGATCATCACTGCTTATGAAAGAACTAAATTCTTCATACTGTCTCAGTTGTCCTTTGTTATTTTCCTTTCCATGTTGATTATAATTTTGTATAAAGTACAAGCATAGAACtgatcagtggcggagccagaccAAACACATAGCCTGGGCAAAGCATTAAGGGACATGGTCGATTGACTTTTGCCCATGAAAACTCTTGATTAACTCTTCATTAACTGTTATGACCCCAATGAGCAATCATGGGCAAAGCCCGGGCAGGTTCCCAGGCTCGCCGGGCTGAAGCTCTGCCACTGCAACTGATATATCTAATCTCCTATGGCAGACCGTGAAACCAGACAGTGTGCAGAATGGACAAGGAAAGCTTCCAGGCTTTCGTATTAGACCTGGAGCAAAGAAAAATAGCTCAGGCCTCACTAAAACTTATAAAGTAAGTCACACTCCTAATTCAGTCTTTGTATTTGTGGTTGATATGAACATGTCTTAGTTATTTGGAAAGTTTGAACAAATAAACAGAGCTTCCAATTTTAGTTATGTCGTACTCATCATGCTTCCAGTGGTTGGATACTAGCTTTTCTTCCGTGTTctggatttcttttctttttatctgCAATTTTGTATAGGTTTTCTTATGTATTTGTAGCTTTATTTTGTTTTCAGTCATGTAAGTTTTGCACCTTCTTGGTTTCTGCTTCTAATATAAAAGATATGTGTTTTGACGCATGTTCAAGGGGAAAAAATTAACTCATAGTTGTTCAAAGATTTTGGCTCATCAAAAGAAATCATTATTCAGATTATTTGTTATCATCAGAGGAATACACACAAAAAATGTTGAATTCGTTGCTCTTCTTTCGTTGGTTCTTTATTTTCAGAGGAAAATAGGGGGGCCAGGTTCCAAGTCTGCAAAGAGCAAGACAGAGCAGAAGCCGGCATTATTTGACAGCAGCTGCCGTAGCGATAACTATAGTGACTGTGACAATGATAATGATTTTGAGCCACCGACACCAATGGTAAGATCTTAATTGCAATAATTTAAAATTTCTTCGATTAAAACATTTTTTGATATTCAAAGCTTGATCTATGTCACACTTTGCATTGTGAATGGCTGAGTCGAATTATTTCTATTGGTTAAATGGACAATGGACTAACAGAAAGTTGCTCTCCTTTAATTGGTTATGTTACAGAGGAAGATAAGGAGGCCAGCACGTTCGAAATCTGTAAAGAGAAAGATGGAATACGAAATGTTCTCTTTTGACAGCAGCAGTAGTAGTGAGGGTAAGGAAGATAATGATGATAATTTTCAGCCAGAGGTAAGGTTCAAAGTGGAATCATAAAATCATTTCAAATTGATTCATTCTAGACAAATTTTATAAAtcaaaaattgttcatatatgGCACCAATGTTTCTGTTAAAAACTACACGATAATCGAGTGTAAAAATATGAAGGTGCCCTCTGCAATGTGGATGGATGAATCATTATCTCTCACATTAGAGAAATAGACTAACTATGAACAAGCTGTGTCTCACAGGTAGCTGGTGATGGCAGTTTCCCTAAGAAATATGCACGGTACttcaattttttgttgttgttttctcaaatattgCATTTAAAACTTGCCAATTTGATGTACCTGAATGATTGCCAGCAGAAGAAATTGTAGTATCAATGGTGCTGCTTTGGAAAGAGCTCTTGAGCTAGAGAAGAAATTGCCAGCAGAAGGTCCAACCTTTGTCAAGggtatgatgcactcacaagttgTTAAGGGGTTTTGGCTGGTAAGTCTAGATTTACTGGGCGTTTTAATGTTTGTCCAGTGCCAAAGAATCCGTTTTTTTATGCTTATGAGGTTTAGTTTCCCTTTTTCTAATAGAAGATTGACTTCTGTGTTCCTCTCGCAGGGCATCCCAGCTACTTTTTGCAGAGACCATCTGCCAAAGCATGATGATATAATTAAATTAGAAGATGATGAAGGGAAGATTTATGAAACAAAATACATAGCTTACAAGACGGGACTGAGTGGTGGATGGCAGGGATTTGTGAAAAAGCAACATCTTAAGGTCGGTGACGCCGTGGTCTTCCAACTAGTGGGAGAGACAACATTTAAGGTGAGTTCTTCAATCGTCGATTCATTTAAAAAAAATGGAATGCACGGTAGGGTCACTAACCTTTAATTCATAATATTTTATAGTGATTTGATTAACTATTAACTCCTGTTTTCAGGTGTACATACTGAGGGAGAATGAGTTCACCGCTACTGATGGAGCCCTCGGTCTCCTGAGTCTGGACAAATCTATGGAGAATAGCACATCAAGTGAGTCGAACGCATTATCATGCATGTTCATTTTGCAACGCTACCAAATCTTTTGAATCACGCATCGTGTTCCGTGAtgcagagaaaaagaaagaaagttcCAACGAACATGCCAAGTCTAAGGAGGCAGTAGATGGCGGCATCCGATTTCCATGTTCAGACATTGATGATTTCGCCGCCGTGAAAAGCATTGTGGATTTCAAGATCGTCATTGGAAATGGTTTGCTAGTACTCCCAGATCACATGCGCACGACGTACTACCATCTCTGCCAGGCCCGGAAAGCTTTCCTCCACAAGAATCTGCTGAAGACAATAAGCCCCGAGTTCATCACACGTATTATTGTGGAGACGGTCAACATTGCCGAGGGCATCAGAGCCTCCTCCCCTGCTTCCCTCGGGGACCTTGCAGGGTGGAAGAATACCCTAGAGTCATATGAGGCCATGGGCATGGACGTCACCTTGATGCGCAAGCGCATCGACGACCTCCTCGGCCTCCTTGGCGCTCCCTCACAGATATCGGTGGTGCCCGAGGGGTACGAGGCGGTGAGGCTAGAGCGCGTTCGTGCAGCGAAGGAGTTGAGAGGCATCGAGTCGAGGGTGTCGACCCTCAAGCATTCTCTGACGGTAATAGATGTGAAGATGGAAGAGATAGTGGAGGCAAGTACGAGGAAGAAGGAACAAGCCATGCGAAAGCTAGCGACCGCGCTATGGTGATCGACGACGACGTTCTGCGTGCATCTTCAGTAGTAACTAGCTCCACGCACCTCAGACTTTTTGTCCTATCTTTCTAGTTATGGTTTTGTCTATCTGGTTGGGTTTATTGCTACATCAAACGTACCAAGATGATGTTTCAAGGTTTATTATGAGTGTTCTTGGTTTATTTCTAAAGCTACCGATTTTGTTTTACTGCCAGCAGCCTTGCTCCAGTTAGGTTACTACTGAACATACGTGTATTGGAAGGAGATAAGTCATCTCTATTAATCTCACTTCTCCCTTTCAGACTGGTGCTCTTTTTTCTTTCTTAGCCAATGAGATGCAGTAACAAATCTATAAGAACCTGATAATTCGTGTCGGCCTTGTTTTCTTGTGTGTTGTTTCTACTTCCACGCTGCGTGAACCTGGTTGGTGTCATGAGCCACTTTTCTGCAAGTTGAGTAATGCGTATCGCTTTGTTGGGGGAAAGGCACAACCGGACGACAGGTGCTGTGACATCTTATTTCTTTCCAAAAGCAAACGAATAAGGGAGGTCAGTGGTAGTTTTGCTTTCCTAGTTTTCTTAGTCCCTGAACTCATCCACTCACGCCTATTTCTAAGTTGCTGCGCGATTTCTTCATGCTCAGTAGTCAGTACCAGGAGCCAAAGACACTTTCCGGTATCATACTCCCCTTCTTCTTTGTGAAGCCTCCATTGTAAACCATGtcgacctccgcctcctcctcgaccATTGTGGTTGGCACGGTGAACAGATGCCATCTGCTCAAGATCGACTCCTACTCGCGCACCAGGGATCTACTCCCCTGCGGCACCTGGGAAACTATACCGCGCACATCCAGTACTACCCCAGCATCTACTATGTATCCCTCAAACTCATTCTGGATGTTGGTACGTCTGTTCTCCACCACAAGAGGGGACAGGTTCAGTTCAGTGTGCTTGATCAGGCCGGTAAGCCAGTTTCTGAGTACACCGAAACAACCACGATTGACTTTACGCTGAACCAGGATAGCTTCACCTTCTTTTGGCGAAGAAACCCCCGTTTCACCTTCTCAGCTGATTTAAGAAAGGATGAAAAATGGGAGAAATGGGTGCTCCTCAACAGCGATTCCTTCATGATCAGGTGCGACATAACCCTCATGGAGGCGCCCAGCGCTACAACTCCAATTGAACCCGATGTCATCGCACCACCGTCAGACCTGCACCGCCACCTGGGCGGTCTGCTCCTAGGTGGAGAGGGCGCGGACGTGAAGTTCCAAGTGGGGGAAGAGTCCTTCCACGCGCACAGATGTGTGCTTGCTGCCCGGTCGTCAGTGTTCAAGGCGGAGTTCTTCGGtcctatggctatggaggagcaCACCGTCAAAGGTGTTGTGCAAGTGGATGGCGTGGAAGCTCAGGTATTCAAGGCTTTTCTACATTTCGTGTATACGGACTCGCTGCCGGACATTAGCAAAGAAGAGGAGATATGGATGGCTCAGCATTTGCTCGTAGTGGCAGATCGGTATGACACGGAGAGGTTGAAGCGTGTGTGCGAAGACAAGCTGCTCAAGAGTATTGATGTGAACTCTGCCACCACTACGTTGGCTCTAGCTGAGCAGCATCACTACTACGGGCTCAAGGAGGCTTGCTTGAATTTTCTCGAGCTCCCTGGGAACCTTAAAGCAGTCGTGGCGAGTGATGGCTTCGACCATCTAGCCACAAGCTGCCCCGCCGTTCTAAGGGAGATAATCGCAAAACTTGCTGAGCTTTGATTTCCAGGGCAAACTCTTCAATGCGGCAACTTAATCGCCTTTAATTTGGAACATCCATTGGACAAGGGCTCAGCACCAGGGTTAGGGTTGCAGGAGGCGCCCGCTTCCGTCCCGCATAAGAAAATTTAGAACAAAAGGACGTACGGAATAGATCAGAATTAGAGAAACATCTGTCCACAGCCCGTGCCGCTTGCCACTCTAATCGGGTTATTTCTTCTTGTAATCAGTTgcctacgaagaaagcttgacaAACCCATTTCCCCCCTATTTTTGTCACTTCAGTTTTATCGCTGCATGGTTCTACTGTATGTCTGTATCTCTTCCACTTGCCTTTTCTTCTTTCCTGTAGCCCCCATAATCACCTCTAAGAGGATCTTCAACAGGTGATGTATAGAGTACCTTGGGCAAAAAAAAGGAGCTCCAGTAGGTGATGATGCACTCGAACAAATAGCAATTTCGGTTGTCAGAATAATTCTAGATCATGTAACCTGGTAGAATACTTTGCTGCTAACGGAACTTGTGAAACTCCTTAAAGAGAAGAATAAAGTTTTGAAATTGTGAAGAAATATATTTCAAGGAACAAGTGATGACCAATTTGTGGAGCTTGTGATGACAGGGAGAGCAAGGAAAATCTGAAATGAAAGAGTTGAAAGAAAAATTCTTTACCAGGTTTAGAGAGACGAAAGAGTGGGGGAGCAGCAGGCACCTGTTCTGGTGTTGGTGGTGAAGGGTGGCGTCAACCCACCAGGGTTCGAGTTATCTATCCACCCTGCAAAGATATTTCGAATAGATCAAATGTTTCAATCCTCTTTGATCAGCAATAACAAGAGTATCAATATGGTGGCATGGACTCATAGTATCAAAGAAACTTGTGCAGGCAAGCAGTGAAGAAATGAGTGGGTCAGAACTGGAAACATGCCGTTGGGCAGTCCAGATACTCAGGATGACACAGCTTCAATAAGAGAGGCAACTTCCAACCAACAATACAAAAATCATGCTTCTGATTTCTTCTCAACTCCTTCCACGTTTTGGTCGATGCAGCTCGCTTTCCACAGCGGTGACAGAAGAAGCAGCAACAACTAGAAAAACAAGAGAAGCGGGCGAAGATGTTAAAAATTCAACCGAACACTTGCTCTGTATTGATAAGTACACACATAATGCCTTCTGAATCCAACAGACTACATCGCACTATCAGCAAACAAAACATACACAGATACTTCTCTCATAGAAGCTTTTCAATATATTGTTCGAATGACAGAACATGGTGTCCGATTCATACATTAGGTTTCCTCTATCTAGAAGAAAAAAACATACAGAAATAGTACACACAACCACCAGCGCAATATATACGACGAGCGCTCGGGTGAAATCATACTCCGTCTCTCTGTCCTGACTTCCTGAGCGACAAACAACAAATTCAACAAAACCCGTGTCCTGAGCATTCTGGTGAGTGGTAACAAACACAAGATGCCTCTTCTCCCAGAGTAATGGGGTTCAGACGCCCACATGATCATGATGAGGCCGGCTTCAGATCCATTTCAACCTGATGGATCGTCCACTGCATGCCCTCCAGTTTCTGCAGTTCAAATCAGGTTACCAAAAGATACATCAAGAAATGACATATAGTTGTCAAAGGAGTAAGTGTTACCTTCACAATCTCATGGTACTGCCTCGCGATTACATCAAAGTGTGGATCCACACCTTGATACTCACGGAGTCGTGAAACCTGACACGGAGATCACAAATCAAACCTAACAGTTAGACGGTTGGAGGTGGGTACCATAGTTTCTTCTTCTGAGATTAAGTGGGTACTACAAGATAGCATTCTTTATTTACCTAAACATgcagtttttttttcgataaggggagagccccagcctctgcatcaatcggtgCATACGGCTTTTTATTGCTTTATTAACAAGTATAGTAAGAAACTTATTACAAATCACGGATCACTCAAGGCCTTTGACATCTCTGCTTCTTAGACCTAAACTTGTCAGACTCTCAACACACCTCCAGAAACTCAACATCAATTAATTGTCTGGTACTACTACAGGACGCATAAGTCTTGATGAATTTACCTGATCCTAGATAAGAACCATTCAATTCACAGCAGGATAGACACTGTTCAATATTACATGATTACTCACACCTCTGacatatttttcacgcaaaagcaGCTGCTAATATTGCCTGTGATTTCATACCGATTGTGACTTTATGAGCTTACATGCAAAATTACTGAAGGTGAGTGAATAGGGAACAGCATGCACGGCGATCAAGGTCTCAGCCATATAACTAAGCAAGCTATTTATATACTGGAAGGCACACGAGACTTTCTGGATTTTAACCAGGTGGTATATTAGTGCCAACGACAGCCCTAGACCGCTATTGCAAGGTGCTATGAGCTAACCGTCCCATTTCACTAACCTTTCAAATAATATTGGATTAAGAAGGATTTCATTGACAAATGATGTTTGCTAGCAAGTACAAATAGTTGAAAGATAACAGAGCCAGAAAGATGTTGAATCATACCGCTTCATTGTAGGAATTGGATGCTTCTTTGGTTGCCTCCACAAGATATTTCCTGCCACAAAGAGCAAATTATGTAAGCTGGTTGCTTACTTAAAAAGAAGTTTAAGGAATCATGTTTGCTACCTTCAATGGTAAGATCAATGTTAGGATATGCTAAGTTCGATTTACCTGATCCTATGCAATGCAGGCACTGTCTCCTTCGTGTAGGTGTCACGCAAGAGATGGTGCTCCAGATAGCTAGAACAGAAAGACAAACATGCAGTTCATTCAGTATTCTGATCCTATCAGTGATTATAGAAAATAATAGTGCATGCAGGGCAGAAAGCTTCAAAGTTTGAAATGATTGTTCTAGCAAGAGAATATGATAATTTGTTAATGTTTAAAGGAGTACACATTAGAATTAGCTTAATGAAAACAGAAAAGTTATACGAATGTTTTTGTTCAAACCCAAGTTCACCCAATTTGGCTAGCAAAATTTTTGGATAAGGTTTTGCTTGGCCGTAATTTGGCAAatgttggcaaaaaaaaaaaatgcatggaCATGCTTAAACTTGGCAACCATCCGAACAAGAACCAAAAAATTGTCTATGACGATAAATTGGTAGCGCTGGTTTTGGACACCAACAAACATACCCCTACAATAGAGTCAAAGATTCAGGTACCGGTAAGTCAAGTACCAACCTTAGTTTAGCATTCATTGTACGACATCTTTTAATAAGCCAGGTCTTCTTCACATCATCCTGTCAAGTCAGACAAGAGAAAGTTAACACCTGTCAGTAAATAATATTATTCCCATGAAGAACACTGTTAAAGGAGTACGAAAAGCCTTTACATATTGGTGCTGGTGTTCCAACTTCTTGTCTTTGACAAACTGTATAAGTACAGCAAGAATTTGCTCCAGGACCTTCAAAATTTGAGCAGATATAAGTATTTCAACAGATTTCAGAGAACAAATTTGGATTAAAATAAACTGGACTAGCTGCCCAAGTTAAGTTTAGAAAATTTTCAGCATAACAGGCGCACATTGTAGTGTTCAGCAAATTTCCTGTCCATTGAAGCAAGATCCTCCAGTAAAAGGGATTCCTCCTTTTCTATCTCTTCGATGATTAATTTCACCCTgtaaaagaagaaaaggaaaattatgaGAAGTGTCTATCCTGAAACTCACCATTAATCATTAATATTTCAAAACAAGGAAGGTGGACAATTGGAGTGACATTGCCACCAAGGTGATAACAGATGAGCATGCCCCAGAGAAGCGATGATACCAGTGTAAAACTGCTAAAGAAAACTATGGGCATATAAAGAAAACTCTGATAATTGATGCAAAATGTTTAAAAGAAAATAACGATAGTTACTTCAGAAACTAC includes:
- the LOC124691636 gene encoding BTB/POZ and MATH domain-containing protein 2-like; the protein is MIRCDITLMEAPSATTPIEPDVIAPPSDLHRHLGGLLLGGEGADVKFQVGEESFHAHRCVLAARSSVFKAEFFGPMAMEEHTVKGVVQVDGVEAQVFKAFLHFVYTDSLPDISKEEEIWMAQHLLVVADRYDTERLKRVCEDKLLKSIDVNSATTTLALAEQHHYYGLKEACLNFLELPGNLKAVVASDGFDHLATSCPAVLREIIAKLAEL